The Limanda limanda chromosome 20, fLimLim1.1, whole genome shotgun sequence genome has a segment encoding these proteins:
- the LOC133026687 gene encoding C-C chemokine receptor type 3-like encodes METSGYDAGDDPTMCDMSDHNRLGANLSILYYFMFLFSLCGTVLVLVIIYRFEKLTSVTNILLLNLVLSSLIFMSSLPFEGVYMQLENWIFGEAMCKIVSSVYYLGFSSSVLFLTLLTFDRHLAVVYSLEALRLRNRGYAVISCAVVWLISSLACIRPMMLQNLYRNNMNNQVYCEEWAKDLSEATVHHLRNAEFYIQLILFLIFPLVVNIYCYLRIAITVLSSRIIGKFKTARLIFIIVLLFFLCWTPFNIVELTSADGCEQQQRKAYAIHITRNIAYMYFCLSPILYTFVGKKFQNYFKQIVVKRFPGLKRHFSCQQNSSRNNMSTKTTPTYL; translated from the exons ATGGAAACTTCAGGATACGATGCTGGCGATGATCCCACCATGTGTGACATGAGCGATCACAACAGACTGGGGGCTAATCTATCCATCCTGTACTACTTTATGTTTCTCTTCAGTCTCTGTGGAACCGTGCTGGTTCTGGTCATCATCTATCG GTTCGAGAAGCTAACCTCGGTGACCAACATCCTGCTGCTGAACCTGGTGCTGTCGTCCCTGATCTTCATGAGCAGCCTTCCCTTCGAAGGGGTGTACATGCAGCTCGAGAACTGGATTTTCGGCGAGGCTATGTGCAAGATTGTGAGCAGCGTCTACTATCTGGGCTTCTCCAGTTCTGTCCTGTTTCTTACTCTTCTGACCTTCGACCGGCACCTTGCGGTCGTCTACTCCTTGGAGGCGCTGCGACTGAGGAACCGAGGTTACGCGGTCATCTCCTGCGCTGTGGTGTGGCTGATCAGCAGCCTGGCGTGCATCAGGCCGATGATGCTCCAAAACCTTTATcgaaataatatgaataaccAGGTCTACTGTGAGGAGTGGGCAAAGGATTTATCCGAAGCTACGGTTCACCATCTGAGAAATGCTGAATTTTACATTCAGCTTATCCTTTTCTTGATCTTCCCTCTCGTGGTTAATATCTACTGTTACCTTAGGATCGCAATCACTGTCCTCTCATCCAGGATAATCGGCAAGTTCAAGACTGCCAGGCTCATATTCATCATCGTCCTGCTGTTTTTCCTGTGCTGGACTCCATTCAACATTGTAGAGCTGACGAGCGCTGATGGCTGTGAGCAACAACAGAGAAAGGCTTATGCAATACACATCACCCGTAATATTGCTTATATGTACTTTTGCCTCAGTCCCATCCTCTACACATTTGTGGGGAAAAAGTTCCAAAACTACTTTAAGCAGATTGTGGTGAAGCGCTTCCCAGGGTTAAAGAGGCACTTCTCTTGCCagcaaaacagcagcagaaacaataTGTCCACAAAAACTACACCCACTTATCTTTAg